One window of the Conexibacter sp. SYSU D00693 genome contains the following:
- a CDS encoding metal ABC transporter ATP-binding protein, which translates to MPEPVLTPLVRAEGLVAGYGGAPALTGVSFDVRPGQRLAVLGPNGGGKTTLFRVLLGELAPLAGRLELPRCAVVPQTDRSRLDFPVSALDVAVMGALSRLAWWRRPGRAERRRAHEALERVGLGDRARTTFGELSGGQRQRVLVARALVQDAPVLLLDEPFTGLDAASAHRLEALLADLAAEGRALLVATHDVEQARRWERVLCLNGEQVAFGAPSVLDAAVLARAYGADVVALPVCGRDAR; encoded by the coding sequence ATGCCCGAGCCGGTCCTGACCCCGCTGGTGCGCGCGGAGGGACTCGTCGCCGGCTACGGCGGCGCCCCCGCGCTCACCGGCGTCTCCTTCGACGTGCGGCCCGGGCAGCGCCTCGCGGTGCTCGGCCCCAACGGCGGCGGCAAGACGACGCTCTTCCGCGTGCTGCTCGGCGAGCTGGCCCCGCTCGCGGGCCGGCTCGAGCTGCCGCGCTGCGCCGTCGTGCCCCAGACCGACCGCTCGCGCCTGGACTTCCCGGTCAGTGCTCTCGACGTGGCCGTGATGGGCGCCCTGTCGCGGCTGGCGTGGTGGCGCCGGCCGGGGCGCGCAGAGCGCCGGCGCGCGCACGAGGCGCTGGAGCGCGTCGGCCTGGGCGACCGCGCCAGGACGACCTTCGGCGAGCTCAGCGGCGGCCAGCGCCAGCGCGTGCTCGTCGCCCGCGCGCTGGTGCAGGACGCCCCCGTGCTCCTGCTCGACGAGCCGTTCACCGGCCTGGACGCGGCCAGCGCCCACCGTCTCGAGGCGCTGCTGGCCGACCTCGCCGCCGAGGGCCGGGCACTGCTGGTCGCCACCCACGACGTCGAGCAGGCCCGCCGCTGGGAGCGCGTGCTGTGCCTCAACGGCGAGCAGGTCGCCTTCGGGGCGCCGTCGGTGCTCGACGCCGCGGTGCTGGCCCGCGCCTACGGCGCCGACGTCGTCGCGCTGCCGGTCTGCGGGCGCGACGCACGCTGA
- a CDS encoding metal ABC transporter solute-binding protein, Zn/Mn family: MPDLLTLPFAQRALLEVVLLAVAAGLVGTWVVLRGLAFLAHAVGTATFPGLVVADGLGFAAVLGAAGTGGACAAGVAWAARRGGERHDAHTALALVAAVAAGVVLASDVFRSQASVESLLFGSLLLVDDGDLVLAGAASAIAALATLTLGPRWLAVGFDGTSARALGARPRLTDALLVALVALLALAALTTLGALLVPALVVVPAATTRLVCRRLATWQVATVGLVVAEGVAGVWLALELDTPPGATIAALGASVFVLVALGRALRSPGRGRHAAVGAAAVVAAVGAAGCGSGGDDDPGAGRLQVVATTTQMGDLVREVGGDRVEVVQLLEPNSDPHDHEPRPSDVRAVAEAKLVVASGDGLDGWVQEVVDRSGSTARVLDAGKGRPVVLEPGEEARHDHGAEDEHAGEEAHDHGDTDPHWWHDPRNVVAATARIARALGDAAPAGRAAFDAAARRYVERTRRTDRTVAACFARIPHDDRQLVTDHDAFAYFAHRYDLHVVGAVIPSTTTQAQASAGDLAELRRTIRHEGVRVVFPESSLNPQLARTVARAAGARIGDALYADTLGPAGSPGATVLGALQANADRLVRGLTDGRQGCPSRS, encoded by the coding sequence GTGCCCGACCTCCTGACCCTGCCCTTCGCCCAGCGCGCCCTCCTCGAGGTCGTGCTCCTGGCCGTCGCCGCGGGCCTCGTCGGGACGTGGGTCGTCCTGCGCGGCCTGGCGTTCCTCGCCCACGCCGTCGGGACCGCGACCTTCCCCGGCCTCGTCGTCGCCGACGGCCTGGGCTTCGCCGCCGTGCTGGGGGCGGCGGGGACGGGCGGCGCGTGCGCCGCGGGCGTCGCGTGGGCGGCGCGCCGGGGCGGTGAGCGCCACGACGCGCACACCGCCCTCGCGCTGGTCGCCGCCGTCGCCGCCGGCGTCGTCCTCGCCAGCGACGTCTTCCGGTCGCAGGCCAGCGTCGAGTCGCTGCTCTTCGGCAGCCTGCTCCTGGTCGACGACGGGGACCTGGTGCTGGCCGGCGCCGCGAGCGCGATCGCCGCGCTGGCGACGCTCACGCTCGGACCGCGATGGCTCGCCGTCGGCTTCGACGGCACGAGCGCGCGGGCGCTCGGTGCACGCCCCCGCCTCACCGACGCGCTGCTCGTCGCCCTGGTCGCGCTGCTGGCGCTCGCCGCGCTGACGACGCTCGGCGCGCTGCTGGTCCCGGCGCTCGTCGTCGTGCCCGCCGCGACGACGCGGCTGGTCTGCCGGCGCCTCGCCACGTGGCAGGTCGCGACGGTGGGGCTCGTGGTGGCCGAGGGCGTGGCCGGCGTCTGGCTCGCGCTCGAGCTCGACACGCCGCCCGGCGCGACGATCGCGGCGCTCGGCGCGAGCGTCTTCGTGCTCGTCGCGCTGGGGCGGGCGCTGCGCTCGCCCGGCAGGGGGCGGCACGCCGCGGTGGGGGCCGCGGCGGTCGTCGCCGCCGTCGGGGCCGCGGGGTGCGGCTCCGGCGGCGACGACGACCCGGGCGCCGGGCGGCTGCAGGTGGTCGCCACGACGACGCAGATGGGCGACCTGGTCCGGGAGGTCGGCGGGGACCGCGTCGAGGTCGTGCAGCTGCTCGAGCCCAACAGCGACCCCCACGACCACGAGCCCCGCCCGAGCGACGTGCGGGCCGTGGCGGAGGCCAAGCTGGTCGTCGCCTCGGGCGACGGGCTCGACGGCTGGGTGCAGGAGGTCGTCGACCGCTCCGGCAGCACGGCGCGCGTGCTCGACGCCGGCAAGGGCCGGCCCGTCGTGCTCGAGCCCGGTGAGGAGGCCCGCCACGACCACGGCGCCGAGGACGAGCACGCCGGCGAGGAGGCGCACGACCACGGCGACACCGACCCCCACTGGTGGCACGACCCGCGCAACGTCGTCGCGGCGACCGCGCGGATCGCCCGCGCCCTCGGCGACGCCGCGCCCGCGGGGCGCGCCGCCTTCGACGCCGCCGCCCGCCGGTACGTGGAGCGCACCCGCCGCACCGACCGCACGGTCGCCGCGTGCTTCGCGCGCATCCCCCACGACGACCGCCAGCTCGTCACCGACCACGACGCGTTCGCGTACTTCGCCCACCGCTACGACCTGCACGTCGTGGGCGCCGTCATCCCGTCGACGACGACCCAGGCGCAGGCCTCGGCCGGCGACCTCGCCGAGCTGCGCCGCACCATCCGCCACGAGGGCGTGCGCGTCGTCTTCCCGGAGAGCTCGCTCAACCCGCAGCTAGCCCGGACCGTCGCCCGAGCCGCGGGCGCCCGGATCGGCGACGCGCTGTACGCCGACACGCTCGGTCCCGCCGGCTCGCCGGGCGCGACGGTGCTCGGCGCGCTGCAGGCCAACGCCGACCGCCTGGTGCGCGGCCTGACCGACGGACGGCAGGGATGCCCGAGCCGGTCCTGA
- a CDS encoding response regulator, translated as MDARQDAGRGAWTARERGAEDEGQPIRLLVAEDDHAWRAALTAAVRADPRFTLLAAVADALDAVAALALRPHLVLTDVHMPPGPDGFHVIRAAAAAGVPAVAMSSDESWRELVRDAGGLAFVSKALHLRSLLDAVAEAHARHHEG; from the coding sequence ATGGACGCGCGGCAGGACGCCGGACGCGGGGCTTGGACGGCCCGGGAGCGCGGCGCAGAGGACGAAGGGCAGCCGATCCGGCTGCTGGTGGCCGAGGACGACCATGCCTGGCGCGCGGCGCTCACCGCCGCGGTCCGGGCGGACCCGCGGTTCACGCTGCTGGCGGCGGTCGCCGACGCGCTGGACGCCGTCGCCGCCCTCGCGCTGCGACCACACCTGGTGCTCACCGACGTGCACATGCCGCCTGGGCCGGACGGCTTCCACGTCATCCGGGCCGCGGCGGCCGCGGGGGTGCCGGCGGTGGCGATGAGCTCCGACGAGTCGTGGCGCGAGCTCGTGCGCGACGCCGGCGGTCTGGCGTTCGTGAGCAAGGCCCTGCACCTGCGGTCGCTGCTCGACGCCGTGGCCGAGGCCCACGCCCGCCACCACGAGGGCTGA
- a CDS encoding DUF4178 domain-containing protein has protein sequence MEVVVVIVVLGALAAGAVALSRRRSADAERRAVLERGALQSPLDEQRMLTGDVRRLAPGDVVHHDGTDFLVDRTVEFDEDGFRWHEHLLLDAIGGRRLWLSVEDDEGVEVAVWEKLGGLDLDPTAPEVVHEGVTYRREERGRARFVVREAAGERERGEMEYADFVAGDKRLGFERYGTGGWETSLGTVVPEAALDVYPKGA, from the coding sequence ATGGAGGTCGTCGTCGTCATCGTCGTCCTCGGCGCGCTCGCCGCCGGGGCCGTCGCCCTCTCGCGCCGGCGCTCCGCGGACGCTGAACGCCGGGCGGTGCTCGAGCGCGGCGCGCTGCAGTCGCCGCTGGACGAGCAGCGGATGCTGACCGGCGACGTCCGGCGCCTGGCGCCGGGCGACGTCGTCCACCACGACGGGACCGACTTCCTCGTCGACCGGACCGTCGAGTTCGACGAGGACGGGTTCCGCTGGCACGAGCACCTGCTCCTCGACGCGATCGGCGGTCGCAGGCTGTGGCTGTCGGTGGAGGACGACGAGGGCGTCGAGGTCGCGGTGTGGGAGAAGCTCGGCGGGCTCGACCTCGACCCGACCGCGCCGGAGGTCGTCCACGAGGGCGTCACCTACCGGCGCGAGGAGCGCGGCCGGGCCCGGTTCGTCGTCCGCGAGGCGGCGGGGGAGCGCGAGCGCGGCGAGATGGAGTACGCCGACTTCGTCGCGGGCGACAAGCGGCTGGGCTTCGAGCGCTACGGCACGGGCGGCTGGGAGACGTCGCTGGGGACGGTCGTGCCCGAGGCGGCCCTCGACGTCTACCCCAAGGGCGCATGA
- a CDS encoding DUF2617 family protein, with translation MIAQLDVPFADARASNLRFSLALEEQPALGRCVVAAGGVEVELRILGASHQAIARCDGTELRETVACVPGADTAVPGWLERHDGPARYVFRSSVERPGAVALRERAAELRAAAETDAAAIVGVFPGAREALTAMLCRPVEGGAAWTTWHLYPGTGEVVRTHSRLVVA, from the coding sequence GTGATCGCCCAGCTCGACGTCCCGTTCGCCGACGCGCGGGCGTCGAACCTGCGGTTCTCGCTCGCGCTCGAGGAGCAGCCCGCGCTCGGCCGGTGCGTCGTGGCGGCCGGCGGGGTGGAGGTCGAGCTGCGGATCCTCGGCGCGTCGCACCAGGCGATCGCCCGCTGCGACGGCACGGAGCTGCGCGAGACGGTGGCGTGCGTGCCCGGCGCCGACACCGCGGTACCGGGCTGGCTCGAGCGCCACGACGGACCGGCGCGCTACGTCTTCCGCTCGTCGGTCGAGCGGCCGGGGGCGGTGGCGCTGCGCGAGCGCGCCGCCGAGCTGCGGGCGGCCGCGGAGACGGACGCCGCCGCGATCGTCGGCGTCTTCCCGGGCGCGCGCGAGGCGCTGACCGCGATGCTCTGCCGGCCGGTCGAGGGCGGCGCCGCGTGGACGACGTGGCACCTGTACCCGGGCACGGGCGAGGTCGTCCGCACGCACAGCCGGCTGGTGGTGGCGTGA
- a CDS encoding DUF4247 domain-containing protein produces the protein MTVGRWGLVVAVVGLLVVGYSVARGTSSVRGFVEDRCRSTGVERDPQGRRADAFTCRERPSVLAAALAKRHKPAERRTTASGLFLRYSNQMVGVLGGPGGRGSKVLLARERDGYGFFYPYVGGWWGTYSGRGESFRGGGPGGGK, from the coding sequence GTGACGGTCGGGCGCTGGGGGCTCGTGGTCGCGGTCGTCGGCCTGCTCGTCGTGGGCTACTCGGTCGCGCGCGGGACGAGCTCGGTGCGCGGCTTCGTCGAGGACCGCTGCCGGTCGACGGGCGTCGAGCGCGACCCGCAGGGCCGGCGCGCCGATGCCTTCACCTGCCGCGAACGTCCGTCGGTGCTCGCCGCCGCGCTGGCCAAGCGCCACAAGCCGGCCGAGCGGCGGACGACCGCCTCGGGCCTCTTCCTGCGCTACTCCAACCAGATGGTCGGCGTGCTCGGCGGCCCGGGCGGGCGCGGGTCGAAGGTCCTGCTCGCGCGCGAGCGCGACGGCTACGGCTTCTTCTACCCGTACGTCGGCGGGTGGTGGGGGACCTACAGCGGCCGCGGGGAGTCCTTCCGCGGCGGCGGTCCCGGAGGCGGCAAGTGA
- a CDS encoding DUF350 domain-containing protein: protein MDLQDFAHDLLAGLLYGGVGIALMMAGFMVLDMLTPGKLAHLIVHDRRRDAGIVVAAGFLAVGAIVTSAILASEGDLDKGLAETAGFGAVGLILLAVAFVSLDRLMPAKLGEILADEHEDPAAAYVTGAALVAVGAMIAAAIS, encoded by the coding sequence ATGGACCTCCAGGACTTCGCCCACGACCTGCTCGCCGGCCTGCTCTACGGCGGGGTCGGCATCGCGCTGATGATGGCCGGCTTCATGGTGCTCGACATGCTCACGCCGGGCAAGCTCGCGCACCTCATCGTCCACGACCGCCGTCGCGACGCGGGCATCGTCGTCGCCGCCGGCTTCCTGGCCGTCGGCGCGATCGTCACGTCGGCGATCCTCGCGTCGGAGGGCGACCTCGACAAGGGCCTGGCCGAGACCGCGGGCTTCGGCGCCGTCGGGCTCATCCTGCTCGCGGTCGCGTTCGTCTCGCTCGACCGGCTCATGCCCGCCAAGCTCGGGGAGATCCTCGCCGACGAGCACGAGGACCCGGCGGCGGCGTACGTCACCGGGGCGGCGCTGGTCGCGGTGGGCGCGATGATCGCCGCGGCGATCTCGTAG